A region from the Lysobacter sp. BMK333-48F3 genome encodes:
- a CDS encoding sigma-70 family RNA polymerase sigma factor produces MPLSPPEPTRPLSSFAIDVPETLLARARAGEGPAFEQIYRWFERPVFTLAMRIAGDRDEATEVLQETMLKVLTRIGDFRGHRDGSGTPFWGWLRQIAVNEALMRLRSQRRHEHAVEAEDEHLADDRTPPPPAAADAAALGRALAQLPAATRSVLWLYHAEGYTHEEIASLMQRTPSFSKSQLARGGRRLRQLLEPDMQRNSLEQAHA; encoded by the coding sequence ATGCCGCTGTCCCCGCCGGAGCCGACGCGCCCGCTGTCGAGCTTCGCCATCGACGTCCCGGAGACGTTGCTGGCCCGCGCCCGCGCCGGCGAAGGCCCGGCTTTCGAGCAGATCTACCGCTGGTTCGAGCGGCCGGTGTTCACCCTGGCGATGCGGATCGCCGGCGACCGCGACGAGGCCACCGAAGTGCTGCAGGAGACGATGCTCAAAGTGCTCACGCGGATCGGCGACTTCCGCGGCCACCGCGACGGCAGCGGCACGCCGTTCTGGGGCTGGCTGCGCCAGATCGCGGTCAACGAGGCGCTGATGCGGCTGCGCAGCCAGCGCCGCCACGAGCACGCGGTCGAGGCCGAGGACGAACACCTGGCCGACGACCGCACTCCGCCGCCGCCGGCCGCGGCCGACGCCGCCGCGCTCGGCCGCGCCCTGGCCCAGCTGCCCGCCGCGACCCGCAGCGTGCTGTGGCTGTACCACGCCGAGGGCTACACCCACGAGGAGATCGCGTCGCTGATGCAGCGCACGCCGAGCTTCTCCAAATCGCAACTGGCGCGCGGCGGCCGCCGCCTGCGCCAATTGCTGGAACCGGACATGCAACGCAACTCCCTGGAGCAGGCCCATGCCTGA
- a CDS encoding PDZ domain-containing protein yields MQRPILIPLLLAAAVAGALASVAAASSAAEPAGAAPQVQRKTIVVAHPDGHPAPLAQRVKRPLLGVIIDADDAAGVRVLAVTPDGGAAKAGLRSGDRLLSIDGSAIDGADQDARLAKARTLLGKLQTERAAQLRYRRDGRDATVAVVPQLGNRVVVLDRADGAGPGPRREVRIHRIGDGETFEFHDAGFDFDFDAAVAPAVAAAVAPQVRSEVIRLSRNDRCKGGDCKWPAISEALRWNGLNLASVDAKLGRYFGAQRGVLVLSTGPELAGLEAGDVIQSIDGRRVDTPRQAMEALRGKSEGSQVAVDYLRDRRNAQTQLKVPKAINWTPPRPPAPPAPPAPPSAPDLPPPPAPPSASDLPAPPTPPAPPAPPKRSASARSPAMAFAPPAPPAPPAPPSWADSARIHAVY; encoded by the coding sequence ATGCAACGCCCGATCCTGATTCCCTTGTTGCTCGCCGCAGCCGTCGCCGGCGCGCTCGCCAGCGTCGCCGCGGCCAGTTCCGCGGCCGAACCGGCCGGCGCCGCGCCGCAGGTGCAGCGCAAGACCATCGTCGTCGCCCATCCGGACGGCCATCCGGCGCCGCTGGCGCAGCGGGTCAAGCGGCCCTTGCTGGGCGTGATCATCGACGCCGACGACGCCGCCGGCGTGCGCGTGCTCGCGGTCACTCCCGACGGCGGCGCGGCCAAGGCCGGGCTGCGCAGCGGCGACCGCCTGCTGTCGATCGACGGCAGCGCGATCGACGGCGCCGACCAGGACGCGCGCCTGGCCAAGGCCCGCACCCTGCTCGGCAAGCTGCAAACCGAGCGCGCCGCGCAACTGCGCTACCGCCGCGACGGCCGCGACGCCACGGTCGCGGTCGTCCCGCAGCTCGGCAACCGGGTAGTGGTGCTCGATCGCGCCGACGGCGCCGGACCCGGCCCGCGCCGCGAAGTGCGCATCCACCGCATCGGCGACGGCGAGACCTTCGAGTTCCACGACGCCGGTTTCGACTTCGATTTCGATGCCGCGGTCGCCCCGGCCGTGGCCGCGGCGGTGGCGCCGCAGGTGCGCAGCGAGGTGATCCGGCTCAGCCGCAACGACCGCTGCAAGGGCGGCGATTGCAAGTGGCCGGCGATCAGCGAAGCGCTGCGCTGGAACGGCCTCAACCTGGCCTCGGTCGACGCCAAGCTCGGACGCTACTTCGGCGCCCAGCGCGGCGTGCTGGTGCTCAGCACCGGGCCGGAACTGGCCGGGCTGGAAGCCGGCGACGTGATCCAGAGCATCGACGGCCGTCGCGTCGACACCCCGCGCCAGGCGATGGAGGCGCTGCGCGGCAAGTCCGAGGGCAGCCAGGTCGCGGTCGATTACCTGCGCGACCGGCGCAACGCCCAGACCCAGCTGAAAGTGCCGAAGGCGATCAATTGGACGCCGCCGCGCCCGCCGGCGCCGCCGGCACCGCCCGCGCCGCCGTCCGCACCCGACCTGCCGCCTCCGCCGGCGCCGCCGTCCGCGTCCGACCTGCCGGCTCCGCCGACGCCGCCGGCGCCGCCCGCGCCGCCCAAGCGCAGCGCATCGGCCCGATCGCCGGCCATGGCCTTCGCGCCGCCGGCGCCGCCCGCTCCACCGGCGCCGCCGAGCTGGGCCGACAGCGCCCGGATCCACGCGGTGTATTGA
- a CDS encoding DUF6607 family protein, translated as MTRLTHRASLLAICLLTPLAASAASAPERDRASILAMQGEYIVDFAFDETVLLKPGYERAPAMRSGGNETVIVVEDRPGKIVLQHILVDAKSGHVTKHWRQDWSFEAPQRFEFSADQTWQVRPIAAELNRGAWTQCVYEVSDAPRYCGTGRWDYANGVATWTSDASWRPLPRREYTKRSDYNAIVAVNRHTLTPGGWTHEQFNTKVLRKPDGSQEELAREFGFNDYQKTREVDFKPAYTYWTATKDYWAQVRERWERYLGQAPGVRLKTKVDGMAMIIPLFEQAGQREAGKPVGAGQIDAVFAKWVERAPAE; from the coding sequence ATGACCCGACTAACTCACCGCGCCAGCCTGCTGGCGATCTGTCTGCTGACTCCGCTCGCCGCATCGGCGGCGTCCGCGCCCGAGCGCGATCGCGCCTCGATCCTGGCGATGCAGGGCGAATACATCGTCGATTTCGCCTTCGACGAAACCGTGCTGCTCAAGCCGGGCTACGAGCGCGCGCCGGCGATGCGCAGCGGCGGCAACGAGACCGTGATCGTGGTCGAGGACCGGCCCGGCAAGATCGTCCTGCAGCACATCCTGGTCGACGCCAAGAGCGGCCATGTGACCAAGCACTGGCGCCAGGACTGGAGCTTCGAGGCCCCGCAGCGCTTCGAATTCAGCGCCGACCAGACCTGGCAGGTGCGGCCGATCGCGGCCGAGCTCAACCGCGGCGCCTGGACCCAATGCGTGTACGAAGTCAGCGACGCGCCGCGCTACTGCGGCACCGGCCGCTGGGACTACGCCAACGGCGTGGCGACCTGGACCAGCGACGCGAGCTGGCGGCCGCTGCCGCGACGCGAGTACACCAAGCGCAGCGACTACAACGCCATCGTCGCGGTCAACCGCCACACCCTGACCCCGGGCGGCTGGACCCACGAGCAGTTCAACACCAAGGTCCTGCGCAAGCCCGACGGCAGCCAGGAGGAGCTGGCGCGCGAGTTCGGCTTCAACGACTACCAGAAGACCCGCGAAGTCGATTTCAAGCCGGCCTACACGTACTGGACTGCGACCAAGGACTATTGGGCGCAGGTGCGCGAGCGCTGGGAGCGCTATCTCGGCCAGGCCCCGGGCGTGCGCCTGAAGACCAAGGTCGACGGCATGGCCATGATCATTCCCTTGTTCGAGCAGGCCGGCCAGCGCGAAGCGGGCAAGCCGGTCGGCGCCGGCCAGATCGACGCGGTGTTCGCCAAGTGGGTCGAGCGCGCGCCGGCCGAGTAA
- a CDS encoding Hemin transport protein, giving the protein MPAPEHLAAVATVLCVYPPRHRDALDGWLHAQRAERLLRRDGEDRCEAVLFRDRAGRACWCLYLLPDSDFLAWDDAIAALPACRGGEARSSAWARLRRRWLRRLRGPWQAQILRLQVLADEAGHCILLADRAEPSALGLAHARRIAAAEGARLHAQADACCCLASRRSDRAEAAAPA; this is encoded by the coding sequence ATGCCGGCGCCGGAGCATCTGGCCGCGGTGGCGACGGTGCTGTGCGTGTATCCGCCGCGCCATCGCGATGCGCTGGACGGCTGGTTGCATGCGCAGCGCGCCGAGCGCCTGCTGCGCCGCGACGGCGAGGACCGCTGCGAGGCGGTGCTGTTCCGCGACCGCGCCGGGCGCGCCTGCTGGTGCCTGTACCTGTTGCCGGACAGCGATTTCCTGGCCTGGGACGACGCCATCGCGGCGCTGCCGGCCTGCCGCGGCGGCGAGGCCCGCAGCAGCGCCTGGGCGCGCCTGCGCCGGCGCTGGCTGCGCCGGCTGCGCGGGCCCTGGCAGGCGCAGATCCTGCGCCTGCAGGTGCTGGCCGACGAGGCCGGCCACTGCATCCTGCTGGCCGATCGCGCCGAGCCGTCGGCGCTGGGCCTGGCGCACGCGCGGCGCATCGCCGCGGCCGAGGGCGCGCGCCTGCACGCGCAGGCCGACGCCTGTTGCTGCCTGGCCTCGCGCCGGTCGGACCGCGCCGAGGCCGCGGCACCGGCCTGA
- a CDS encoding TonB-dependent hemoglobin/transferrin/lactoferrin family receptor encodes MALPALAHAADAADASGDVNELQRVVVSATRTERAVQDVPATVSAIDRERMDRELVRDLKDLFRYEPGIEVGSNRERFGLGDIRIRGLGGNRVRVLVDGISISDGFSIGSFSSAGRNFVDLDTVKEVEIVRGPSSALHGSDALGGVVAFVSKDPQDYLKDGAGSYFGLKLGYEGKNESLFGGATAAFGGERWSGLVVLNHHQGEETHNQGERASLDARRTRPNPQSNDGRSLLTKLVYAPSENQRFRLTVEGSEDQTDTDVYSARGTALSMPGAPAVRVLSQTGNDRQTRARVAFAHEIDALDSALADSLRWQVYRQDSETNQRTREHRVSVIGGRETSPTLRLREFDFDQRVYGAEATAHKDFATGAVEHTLTYGFEYEATEFRQKRDGRAVNLTTGAVSNAILPDVFPVRDFPVSKTRNAGVFVQDEIRFADGAFRLVPAVRVDRYELRPQKDAIWNGDNPGVQVSDLSKTSVSPKLGAVWHFAPDWSLYGGYQRGFRAPPYSDVNLGFTNLQFGYTAIPNPNLKPETSDGYELGLRFSNSVGYAQLSAYYNDYQDFIESNRQVSAPPQTPLIVFQSQNVAKARIRGVELRGGIDFGAWNDALAGWSLRGAAAYSKGEDKTANRPLESIAPLTASLGVAYDREAWGVELAGRFARHKTELPAPGRFAAPGYGALDLLAHWDFAPGARFNVGVFNLTDKTYWDAGDLPGLSASSAILDRYTAPGRNVGASVSVSW; translated from the coding sequence CTGGCCTTGCCTGCGCTGGCCCACGCCGCCGACGCGGCCGACGCCTCCGGCGACGTCAACGAACTGCAGCGCGTGGTGGTCAGCGCGACCCGCACCGAACGCGCGGTGCAGGACGTGCCGGCGACGGTCAGCGCGATCGACCGCGAGCGCATGGACCGTGAGCTGGTGCGCGACCTCAAGGACCTGTTCCGCTACGAGCCCGGGATCGAGGTCGGCTCCAACCGCGAACGCTTCGGCCTCGGCGACATCCGCATCCGCGGTCTCGGCGGCAACCGGGTGCGGGTGCTGGTCGACGGCATCTCGATCTCCGACGGCTTCTCGATCGGCAGCTTCTCCAGCGCCGGGCGCAACTTCGTCGACCTGGACACGGTCAAGGAAGTCGAGATCGTGCGTGGCCCGAGCAGCGCGCTGCACGGTTCCGACGCGCTCGGCGGCGTGGTCGCGTTTGTCAGCAAGGACCCGCAGGACTATCTGAAGGACGGCGCCGGCAGCTATTTCGGCCTCAAGCTCGGCTACGAGGGCAAGAACGAGAGCCTGTTCGGCGGCGCCACCGCCGCGTTCGGCGGCGAGCGCTGGTCCGGCCTGGTGGTGCTCAACCACCACCAGGGCGAGGAGACCCACAACCAGGGCGAACGCGCCTCGCTGGATGCGCGCCGCACCCGGCCCAACCCGCAGAGCAACGACGGCCGCAGCCTGCTGACCAAGCTGGTGTACGCGCCGAGCGAGAACCAGCGCTTCCGTCTGACCGTGGAAGGCAGCGAGGACCAGACCGACACCGACGTCTACAGCGCGCGCGGCACCGCCTTGTCGATGCCCGGCGCGCCGGCGGTGCGGGTGCTGTCGCAGACCGGCAACGACCGCCAGACCCGGGCCCGGGTCGCGTTCGCGCACGAAATCGACGCGCTCGACAGCGCCCTGGCCGATTCGTTGCGCTGGCAGGTCTATCGCCAGGACAGCGAAACCAACCAGCGCACCCGCGAGCACCGGGTCAGCGTGATCGGCGGCCGCGAAACCAGCCCGACCCTGCGCCTGCGCGAGTTCGACTTCGACCAGCGCGTCTACGGCGCCGAGGCCACCGCGCACAAGGACTTCGCCACCGGCGCGGTCGAACACACCCTGACCTACGGCTTCGAGTACGAGGCCACCGAGTTCCGCCAGAAGCGCGACGGCCGCGCGGTCAACCTGACCACCGGCGCGGTCAGCAACGCGATCCTGCCCGACGTGTTCCCGGTGCGCGATTTCCCGGTCAGCAAGACCCGCAATGCCGGCGTGTTCGTCCAGGACGAGATCCGCTTCGCCGACGGCGCCTTCCGCCTGGTGCCGGCGGTGCGGGTGGACCGCTATGAGTTGCGGCCGCAGAAGGACGCGATCTGGAACGGCGACAACCCCGGCGTGCAGGTCAGCGATCTCAGCAAGACCAGCGTCTCGCCCAAGCTCGGCGCGGTCTGGCACTTCGCCCCGGACTGGTCGCTGTACGGCGGCTACCAGCGCGGCTTCCGTGCGCCGCCCTACAGCGACGTCAACCTGGGCTTCACCAATCTGCAGTTCGGCTACACCGCGATTCCGAACCCGAACCTGAAGCCGGAGACCAGCGACGGCTACGAACTCGGCCTGCGCTTCAGCAACTCGGTCGGCTACGCCCAGCTGTCGGCGTACTACAACGATTACCAGGACTTCATCGAATCCAACCGCCAGGTCAGCGCGCCGCCGCAGACGCCGTTGATCGTGTTCCAGTCGCAGAACGTGGCCAAGGCGCGGATCCGCGGCGTCGAGCTGCGCGGCGGCATCGACTTCGGCGCCTGGAACGACGCGCTGGCGGGCTGGTCGCTGCGCGGCGCGGCCGCCTACAGCAAGGGCGAGGACAAGACCGCGAACCGGCCGTTGGAATCGATCGCGCCGCTCACCGCCAGCCTGGGCGTGGCTTACGACCGCGAGGCCTGGGGCGTCGAACTGGCGGGTCGTTTCGCCCGCCACAAGACCGAGCTGCCGGCGCCGGGCCGTTTCGCCGCACCGGGCTACGGCGCACTCGATCTGCTCGCGCACTGGGACTTCGCCCCCGGCGCGCGCTTCAACGTCGGCGTGTTCAACCTGACCGACAAGACCTACTGGGACGCCGGCGACCTGCCGGGCCTGAGCGCGAGCAGCGCCATCCTGGACCGCTATACCGCGCCGGGCCGCAACGTCGGCGCCAGCGTCTCGGTGAGCTGGTAA
- a CDS encoding hemin uptake protein HemP → MRNPVLQLKPRTDRSVSIVAPAPPVAAVAPASVTSAVVAAAQGVLLESTSLLRGAREVLIRHGGEVYRLRHTRNDKLILTK, encoded by the coding sequence ATGCGCAACCCGGTGCTGCAGCTGAAGCCCCGTACTGATCGTTCCGTGTCCATCGTCGCGCCGGCCCCGCCGGTCGCCGCCGTCGCCCCCGCCTCCGTGACCTCGGCCGTCGTCGCCGCGGCCCAGGGCGTGCTGTTGGAAAGCACCTCGTTGCTGCGCGGCGCGCGCGAAGTGCTGATCCGCCACGGCGGCGAGGTCTACCGCCTGCGCCATACCCGCAACGACAAGTTGATTTTGACCAAGTAA
- a CDS encoding aldo/keto reductase, whose protein sequence is MQYRRLGSSGLQLSALSFGAWVTFGSQIGADLARELIATAWDHGINFFDNAEGYANGEAERVMGQALAQLRLPRDGYCVSSKVMFGSVEDPLPTQKGLSRKHVVEACHDALRRLQVEHLDLYYCHRPDPDVPIEETVWAMDGLIRQGKVLYWGTSEWPAASIREAHKIARTQHLHPPTMEQPQYNLLHRERVELEYAPLYAELGLGTTTWSPLASGLLSGKYRDGFSGQGRLGLADTAWLQRLVVGGSEQRRLARVEAFAAIARELGEPPAPLAIAWCLRNPHVSSVILGASRSDQLRQNLQALELAGRIGEADWLRIENAVA, encoded by the coding sequence ATGCAATATCGTCGACTGGGTTCGTCCGGGCTGCAATTGTCGGCGCTGTCGTTCGGCGCCTGGGTCACCTTCGGCAGCCAGATCGGCGCCGATCTGGCCCGCGAGCTGATCGCCACCGCCTGGGACCACGGGATCAATTTCTTCGACAACGCCGAGGGCTACGCCAACGGCGAGGCCGAGCGGGTGATGGGGCAGGCGCTGGCGCAGTTGCGCCTGCCGCGCGACGGCTACTGCGTGTCGAGCAAGGTCATGTTCGGTTCGGTCGAGGACCCGCTTCCGACCCAGAAGGGCCTGTCGCGCAAGCACGTGGTCGAAGCCTGCCACGATGCGCTGCGCCGACTGCAGGTCGAGCACCTGGATCTGTACTACTGCCATCGCCCCGATCCGGACGTGCCGATCGAGGAAACGGTGTGGGCGATGGACGGCCTGATCCGGCAGGGCAAGGTGCTGTACTGGGGCACCTCGGAGTGGCCGGCGGCGTCGATCCGCGAAGCGCACAAGATCGCCCGCACCCAGCACCTGCATCCGCCGACCATGGAGCAGCCGCAGTACAACCTGCTGCACCGCGAGCGGGTCGAACTGGAATACGCGCCGCTGTACGCCGAGCTGGGCCTGGGCACCACCACCTGGTCGCCGTTGGCTTCGGGCCTGCTCAGCGGCAAATACCGCGACGGCTTCTCCGGTCAGGGCCGGCTCGGCCTGGCCGATACCGCCTGGCTGCAGCGGCTGGTGGTCGGCGGCTCGGAGCAGCGCCGGCTGGCCCGGGTCGAGGCCTTCGCGGCGATCGCGCGCGAACTCGGCGAGCCGCCGGCGCCGCTGGCGATCGCCTGGTGCCTGCGCAACCCGCATGTGTCCAGCGTGATCCTCGGCGCCAGCCGCAGCGATCAGCTGCGGCAGAACCTGCAGGCGCTGGAACTGGCCGGGCGGATCGGCGAGGCGGACTGGCTGCGGATCGAGAACGCGGTGGCCTGA
- a CDS encoding TMEM165/GDT1 family protein, giving the protein MDLSFLPASVATTAVSTGTVALAEIGDKTQLLALLLAARFRKPWPIIAGILVATLLNHALAAWFGTLIAQWLRPEMLRWVVAASFLAVALWTLKPDQLDDEEPRFSARGAFLATTIAFFFAEIGDKTQVATVLLATRYEPLWGVIAGTTVGMLLANVPVALLGSRFADRLPLKTARLLAAAVFAALAIWVALRGIG; this is encoded by the coding sequence ATGGATCTGTCCTTCCTGCCGGCCTCGGTCGCCACCACCGCGGTCTCGACCGGCACCGTCGCGCTCGCCGAAATCGGCGACAAGACCCAGTTGCTGGCCCTGCTGCTCGCCGCCCGCTTCCGCAAGCCCTGGCCGATCATCGCCGGCATCCTGGTCGCGACCCTGCTCAATCACGCCCTGGCCGCCTGGTTCGGCACCCTGATCGCGCAGTGGCTGCGCCCGGAAATGCTGCGCTGGGTGGTCGCCGCCAGCTTCCTCGCGGTCGCCTTGTGGACCCTCAAGCCCGACCAGCTCGACGACGAGGAACCGCGCTTCTCCGCCCGCGGCGCCTTCCTCGCCACCACCATCGCCTTCTTCTTCGCCGAGATCGGCGACAAGACCCAGGTCGCGACCGTGCTGCTGGCGACCCGCTACGAACCGCTGTGGGGCGTGATCGCCGGCACCACCGTCGGCATGCTGCTGGCCAACGTGCCGGTGGCCCTGCTCGGCAGCCGCTTCGCCGACCGTCTGCCGCTGAAGACCGCGCGCCTGCTGGCCGCGGCGGTGTTCGCCGCCCTCGCGATCTGGGTCGCCCTGCGCGGAATCGGCTGA
- a CDS encoding GGDEF domain-containing protein — MHGIGGRLRGVVLALLVRPDEIMLEIGAGGELLVARLRALLAAMLLLLPLFNAIGGGSVKETLIGLGGAIFVNVFSQLWLALARRQRRYRWLPFVTAAFDVTTTTLVLIALAAQHLPAGLNSLIVWCGYLFAILLTALRSDGRVALFAGLLALVEYGLLIVGVFAAATSPEDLLSSDYGAVTLGSQTQRLVLLAMMTVATSMVVYRMQRLIEMSGTDGLTRLPNRTWLTHRIPRLFDTVRRDGGSLTLALIDLDHFKRINDEYGHRLGDRSLRHLVAVLREQAEPSEWLVRLSGGEFLLVMRKPLGTAFEEVDAIRRTVAERPFEPGRGAEPLWLSFSAGLVTFPQEGGDLSRLLRRADQRLQRAKQSGRNRVMARDI; from the coding sequence ATGCACGGCATCGGCGGGAGGCTGCGCGGCGTGGTGCTGGCGCTGTTGGTGCGGCCCGACGAAATCATGCTCGAGATCGGCGCCGGCGGCGAGCTGCTGGTGGCGCGGCTGCGCGCGCTGCTGGCGGCGATGCTGCTGTTGCTGCCGCTGTTCAACGCGATCGGCGGCGGCAGCGTCAAGGAAACTCTGATCGGGCTGGGCGGGGCGATCTTCGTCAACGTGTTCTCGCAGTTGTGGCTGGCCCTGGCCCGGCGCCAGCGCCGCTACCGCTGGCTGCCCTTCGTCACCGCCGCCTTCGACGTCACCACCACCACCCTGGTGCTGATCGCGCTGGCGGCGCAGCACCTGCCGGCCGGGCTCAACAGCCTGATCGTGTGGTGCGGCTATCTGTTCGCGATCCTGCTGACCGCGCTGCGCAGCGACGGCCGGGTGGCGCTGTTCGCCGGCCTGCTGGCCCTGGTCGAGTACGGCCTGCTGATCGTGGGCGTGTTCGCCGCGGCGACCTCGCCGGAAGACCTGCTGTCCAGCGACTACGGCGCGGTCACACTCGGCAGCCAGACCCAGCGCCTGGTGCTGCTGGCGATGATGACCGTGGCCACCTCGATGGTGGTGTACCGGATGCAGCGCCTGATCGAGATGTCCGGCACCGACGGCCTGACCCGGCTGCCGAACCGGACCTGGCTGACCCATCGCATCCCGCGCCTGTTCGACACCGTGCGCCGCGACGGCGGCAGCCTGACTCTGGCGCTGATCGACCTGGACCACTTCAAGCGGATCAACGACGAGTACGGCCATCGCCTGGGCGACCGCAGCCTGCGCCACCTGGTCGCGGTGCTGCGCGAGCAGGCCGAGCCCAGCGAATGGCTGGTGCGGCTGTCCGGCGGCGAGTTCCTGCTGGTGATGCGCAAGCCGCTGGGCACGGCGTTCGAGGAGGTCGACGCGATCCGCCGCACCGTCGCCGAACGCCCGTTCGAACCCGGCCGCGGCGCCGAGCCGCTGTGGCTGAGCTTCAGCGCCGGCCTGGTGACCTTTCCGCAGGAAGGCGGCGACCTCTCGCGCCTGCTGCGCCGCGCCGACCAGCGCCTGCAGCGGGCCAAGCAGTCCGGGCGCAATCGGGTCATGGCGCGGGATATCTGA
- a CDS encoding nucleoside transporter C-terminal domain-containing protein yields the protein MDSIVRVGFGLFGLAVLVGIAWLFSVNRRSVDWRLVVTGISLQIAFAAVVLLVPGGKDVFDAIGKGFVHVLEFVGAGSKFIFGDLMDVSKFGFIFAFQVLPTIIFFSALMGVLYHLGVMQAVVRGMAWAITKVMRVSGAETTSVCASVFIGQTEAPLTVRPYIPKMTESELITMMIGGMAHIAGGVLAAYVGMLGAGDADAQAFYAKHLLAASIMAAPATLVIAKILVPETGEPLTRGTVKMEVEKHTANVIDAAAAGAGDGLRLALNIGAMLLAFIALIALVNAPLTWIGEQTGLAAAIGKPTDLSTLLGFVLAPIAWVIGTPWADANVVGGLIGEKVVLNEFVAYTHLADIVNGKVAGVALSDEGRLIATYALCGFANFSSIAIQIGGIGGLAPERRQDLARFGLRAVLGGSIATFMTATIAGVLTHFSV from the coding sequence GTGGATTCGATCGTACGCGTGGGCTTCGGCCTGTTCGGTTTGGCGGTGCTGGTCGGCATCGCCTGGCTGTTTTCGGTCAACCGTCGTTCGGTGGACTGGAGGCTGGTGGTCACCGGCATCAGCCTGCAGATCGCCTTCGCGGCCGTGGTGCTGCTGGTGCCGGGCGGCAAGGACGTGTTCGACGCGATCGGCAAGGGCTTCGTGCACGTGCTCGAGTTCGTCGGCGCCGGCTCGAAGTTCATCTTCGGCGACCTGATGGACGTCAGCAAATTCGGCTTCATCTTCGCCTTCCAGGTGCTGCCGACGATCATCTTCTTCTCCGCCCTGATGGGCGTGCTGTACCACCTGGGCGTGATGCAGGCGGTGGTGCGCGGCATGGCCTGGGCGATCACCAAGGTCATGCGCGTGTCCGGCGCCGAGACCACCAGCGTCTGCGCCAGCGTGTTCATCGGCCAGACCGAGGCGCCGCTGACCGTGCGGCCGTACATCCCGAAGATGACCGAGTCGGAGCTGATCACGATGATGATCGGCGGCATGGCCCACATCGCCGGCGGCGTGCTCGCCGCCTACGTCGGCATGCTCGGCGCCGGCGACGCCGACGCCCAGGCTTTCTACGCCAAGCACCTGCTCGCCGCCTCGATCATGGCCGCGCCGGCCACCCTGGTGATCGCCAAGATCCTGGTGCCGGAAACCGGCGAGCCGCTGACCCGCGGCACGGTCAAGATGGAAGTCGAGAAGCACACCGCCAACGTCATCGACGCGGCCGCCGCCGGCGCCGGCGACGGCCTGCGCCTGGCGCTCAACATCGGCGCCATGCTGTTGGCCTTCATCGCCCTGATCGCCCTGGTCAACGCGCCGCTGACCTGGATCGGCGAGCAGACCGGCCTGGCCGCGGCGATCGGCAAGCCGACCGACCTGTCGACCCTGCTCGGCTTCGTGCTGGCGCCGATCGCCTGGGTGATCGGCACCCCGTGGGCCGACGCCAACGTGGTCGGCGGCCTGATCGGCGAGAAGGTCGTGCTCAACGAATTCGTCGCCTATACCCACCTGGCCGACATCGTCAACGGCAAGGTCGCCGGCGTCGCCCTCAGCGACGAGGGCCGCCTGATCGCCACCTACGCCCTGTGCGGCTTCGCCAACTTCAGCTCGATCGCGATCCAGATCGGCGGCATCGGCGGGCTGGCCCCGGAGCGCCGCCAGGACCTGGCCCGGTTCGGCCTGCGCGCGGTGCTCGGCGGTTCGATCGCGACCTTCATGACCGCGACCATCGCCGGCGTGCTGACCCACTTCTCGGTCTGA